Part of the Labrenzia sp. PHM005 genome is shown below.
CTGGCCCGGCACCGGTTTGAAGAACTGGAAACCGTCCTTGCCAACATGCGCCAGGGCGTCAGTGTCTTTGATGAACGTGGCCGCATCACCCTTTGGAACCGGCAATACATCGACATCTTCGGCAAACCTGACGGTGAAGTCGTCAAGGGTAAGACATTGAGAGAATTGATCGATGCTGAAAAAGCCCGCGGCGATTTTGAAGGGGACGTGCAAGAACACATCCAGGACTTGATGATGCGAATGAGTGCCGGAGAAGTCGTTCGGTCCAAATTCGCCCATAAAAATGGCAAAATCGTTTCCGTCATTCATGCTCCTCTTCCCGGGGGCGGTTGGATCGGCACGCATGAAGACATCACGCTGCGCGAACAAGCTGCAGCCAAAATTACCTATGCGGCCCACCACGACAGCTTAACCGGTTTGGCAAACAGAACACTCTTTAACGCAACGTTAAACGACACATTGGCGAACGCGCGGATTCAGGGGACGACTGGCAACCTTCTTCTCATGGACTTGGACAAATTCAAACCGGTCAACGACACCTATGGGCATGACGTCGGCGACGAACTTCTTAAACAGGTTGCGATCCGTTTTAGGGACTGCGTCCGCTCGTCCGATCTGGTTGCGCGACTGGGCGGTGATGAGTTTGCCATCATTTTACCCGGGACCGGCCCCAACTCAGCGGGAACAGCAGAAATCGCCTCAAGGATTGTCGAAAGCATCCGCCGTCCGTTTAAGATTTATGCTGAGAAAATCGAAATCGGTATCAGCGTTGGAATAGCGCCGATTCTCGTTGGTGATGCAGATACAAGTACGATCATCAAAAAAGCCGATATCGCCCTTTATGAAGTCAAAAATCAGGGGCGCAATAACTTCCGTTTTTATGATGAGAACAGCACATTGCGGCCGATCAAGACACTCCATAAAGCTGGGAAAAGCTCGGTGGCCTAGAACCTTTGAGGGCTCCAAACAAAAAAACGCGGCCCGTTAGGACCGCGTTCTCAAAATCATCAGCAAATTGAAGCCGGATTAGGCCGCTTTCAACGCTTCTGCGACGTCCTTCAGCTGAGATAAAGTCATCTCGGCCTTTTGTTTGGTGTCGTCATCCTTGGCGTCAGCAACATCTTCTTCAGCATCTTTGATCTGCTGATCGAGTTGTTCTGCGCTGATTTCGGACACCGGGATTGCCTGTTCTGCAAGAACGGTCAAGCCGCCTGGCGCCACATCAGCAAAACCGCCGCGGACGAAGTATTCGTCCCACGCACCACCGCCATTGCGGACTTTCAAGATGCCCGGCTTGATGGTGGACATGAATGGGCTGTGGTTCTTCAGAACGCCAAACTCGCCTTCAGTGCCAGGGATCACAACCTCGGCAACTTCGTCGGACAGGAGCTGGCGCTCCGGCGAGACCAACTCAAACTGGAAAAGTTCAGCCATTTGGCGTCTTCCTTGTCAGTCTTCGGTTCAGATGGACAGTGCAAACGCAGGCCCATCAAACGGGAGTGAACCGGACATTCTCATGAACGTCCGGTCCGTCAATGCCTTAAGCGGCTTCTGCAGCCAGCTTCTGAGCTTTCTCGATGGCTTCATCAATGGAGCCAACCATGTAGAAAGCTGCTTCCGGCAGGTGGTCGTATTCACCTTCAACAAGGCCTTTGAAGCCCTTGATGGTGTCTTCCAGAGCAACCAGCTTGCCCGGAGAACCGGTGAAGACCTCAGCCACAAAGAACGGCTGGGACAGGAAGCGCTCGATCTTACGGGCACGTGCCACGGTGAGCTTATCTTCTTCAGACAGTTCGTCCATACCGAGGATGGCGATGATGTCCTGAAGAGCCTTGTAGCGCTGCAGAGTACCTTGAACAGCACGGGCTGTTTCGTAGTGCTCTTCACCGATGATACGGGCATCCAGCATACGGGATGAGGAATCCAGCGGATCCACAGCCGGGTAGATACCTTTTTCAGCGATGGCGCGGTTCAGAACCGTGGTCGCATCCAAGTGAGCAAAGGTCGAAGCCGGTGCCGGGTCGGTCAAGTCATCGGCAGGAACGTAAACGGCCTGAACCGAGGTGATTGAGCCCTTGTTCGTGGTGGTGATCCGCTCCTGCATGCCGCCCATGTCGGTGGCAAGTGTCGGCTGGTAACCCACAGCAGACGGGATACGGCCGAGAAGCGCAGACACCTCAGAACCAGCCTGGGTGAAGCGGAAGATGTTGTCCACGAAGAACAGAACGTCCTGGCCTTCGTCACGGAAGTGTTCAGCAACCGTCAGACCGGTCAAGGCAACACGGGCACGGGCTCCGGGAGGCTCGTTCATCTGACCGTAAACGAGGGCCGCTTTGGAGCCTTCTCCGCCGCCTTCCTTGTTCACGTTGGATTCGATCATTTCCCAGTAAAGGTCGTTGCCTTCACGGGTCCGCTCACCAACACCAGCGAATACGGAGTAACCGCCGTGCGCCTTAGCGATGTTGTTGATCAATTCCATGATGAGAACGGTTTTACCAACGCCGGCGCCGCCGAACAGACCGATCTTACCGCCCTTTGCGTACGGTGCGAGAAGGTCAACGACCTTGATGCCCGTTACAAGGATTTCAGCTTCGGTGGACTGCTCGATGAATTCCGGAGCTTCCTGGTGAATGCCGCGCTTGGCTTCGTGCTTGATTTCGCCAGCATCATCAACCGGCTCACCAATCACGTTCATGATGCGGCCGAGTGTGCCGTCTCCAACCGGAACCATGATGGCAGAACCGGTATCGACAACTTCTTGACCGCGAACCAGACCCTCTGTGGAGTCCATCGCGATGGTACGTACTGTGTTTTCGCCCAAGTGCTGAGCAACTTCGAGCACCAAGCGGTTGCCCTGGTTGTCTGCTTCAAGAGCGTTCAGGATCAACGGCAGATGGTCATCGAACTTGACGTCGACAACGGCGCCGATGACCTGGGTGACCCGTCCGACTTTTTTGTCAGCCATTTCCCTAATCCTCGTCTCGATCCCGTTACAGCGCTTCCGCGCCTGAGATAATTTCAATCAATTCGGTCGTAATCTGAGCCTGACGCTGGCGGTTGTAGTTGATCGTCAGCTTGTCGATCATGTCGCCTGCGTTGCGCGTCGCGTTGTCCATTGCGGACATACGGGCGCCTTGCTCAGATGCAGCGTTTTCCAGAAGAGCCCGGAAAACCTGAATGGAGATGTTCCGCGGCAGGAGATCTGCGAGGATCTCGGCCTCATCCGGCTCATACTCGTAGACCGCGCTGGCGCCTTCTTCGTCGTTGCCTTCACTTGCTTCGAAGTGAGCAGGAATCAACTGCTGTGCAGTTGGGATCTGGGCAATGACAGATTGGAAGGTCGCGTAGAACAGCGTGCAGACGTCAAACTCACCATTGTCGTACATGGAGAGGATTTTCCGGCCGATTTCATCCGCGTTGGAGAAACCTACGTTCTTGACGCCGCGCAGCTCGATGGTTTCGATCACGTGCTGGCCGAGGTCACGCTTGATCGCGTCGAACCCTTTCTTGCCCACACAGAGGATCTTAACCGTCTTGCCCTGCCCGATCAGGCTTTTGGCCTTTTCGCGTGCCAGCTTGGCGATGTTTGTGTTGAAGCCGCCGCAAAGACCGCGTTCGGCGGTTGCAACGACCAGGAGATGAACCTGGTCATTGCCCGTACCGGACATCAGCTTCGGAGCGTCGTCGCGGCCTTCAAAAGCCACGGCGAGGTTGGCCAGCACGCTTTCCATGCGTTCCGCATAGGGACGCGCGGCCTCCGCAGCTTCCTGTGCACGACGCAGTTTCGCCGCGGCCACCATTTGCATGGCCTTGGTGATTTTCTGCGTCGCCTTAACAGAAGCGATGCGGTTTCGTAAGTCCTTCAGGCTCGGCATGGCCGCCCCTGCTCCTTATCCCAGCGTGTGGTCTTAAGCGAAGTTCTTGGCGAACGTGTCGAGCGCAGCTTTCAGCTTGCCCGTCAGATCGTCGTCAAGTGCCTTCTTCTCCCAAATGGCGTCGAGCAGCTCTTTGTGCTCACCGCGCAAGAACAGAAGAAGTCCTTCTTCAAATTCCTTCACACGGTCAACCGGATGGTTGTCGAGATAACCATTCACGCCAGCGTAGATTACGGCGACCTGTTCTTCAGTCTTCAGCGGCGAGAATTGCGGCTGCTTCAGAAGTTCGGTCAGGCGTGCACCACGGTTCAGCAGGCGCTGGGTGGTGGCATCCAGGTCAGAACCGAACTGCGCGAACGCAGCCATTTCACGGTACTGAGCCAGTTCACCCTTAATCGGGCCGGCAACCTGTTTCATCGCCTTGATCTGCGCAGAAGAGCCCACACGGGACACCGACAGACCAACGTTCACAGCCGGACGGATACCCTGATAGAACAGGTCCGTTTCCAGGAAGATCTGACCATCAGTGATCGAGATCACGTTGGTCGGAATAAACGCGGACACGTCATTGCCCTGGGTTTCGATGACCGGAAGAGCGGTCAAAGAGCCCTTGCCATGATCTTCGTTCAGTTTCGCAGCACGTTCCAGAAGACGGGAGTGCAGGTAGAAAACGTCGCCCGGGAAAGCTTCACGTCCCGGCGGGCGGCGAAGAAGCAGAGACATCTGACGGTAAGCAACAGCCTGCTTTGTCAGATCGTCGTAACCAATCACGGCGTGCATGCCGTTGTCACGGAAGAACTCGCCCATTGCACAGCCAGCGAACGGTGCCAGGAACTGCAGCGGAGCAGCTTCGGACGCGGTCGCGGCGATAACGATGGAGTATTCCAGAGCGCCGTTGTCTTCCAGCGTCTTAACGAACTGGGCAACGGTTGACCGCTTCTGACCAACAGCAACGTAGATGCAGTAGAGTTTTGCATCTTCGTCGTCGCCAGCATGCAGCGGCTTCTGGTTGAGGAATGTGTCGAGGATGATCGCAGTTTTACCGGTCTGACGGTCACCAATGACAAGCTCGCGCTGACCACGGCCAACCGGGATCAGGGCGTCAATGGACTTGAGGCCAGTAGACATCGGCTCGTGCACGGACTTACGCGGCAGGATGCCTGGCGCTTTAACGTCCACACGGCGCTTTTCAGTTGCTTCGATCGGGCCTTTGCCGTCGATCGGGTTGCCGAGCGGATCGACAACGCGGCCCAGAAGACCTTTGCCAACCGGGACCTCAACGATGGCGCCGGTCCGCTTAACGGTGTCGCCTTCTTTAATGTCACGGTCAGAACCGAAGATAACGACACCGACGTTGTCAGATTCCAGGTTCAGGGCCATGCCCTTAATGCCACCTGGGAATTCGACCATTTCACCAGCCTGAACTTTGTCCAGACCATAAACACGGGCGATACCGTCACCGACGGAGAGCACCTGACCAACTTCAGAAACTTCGGCTTCCTGGCCAAAGCTCTTGATCTGGTCCTTGAGGATTGCGGAAATTTCCGCGGCCCGAATATCCATCAGCCGACCTCTTTCATCGCGAACTTGAGTGAATTGAGCTTAGTACGCAGTGAGGTATCGATCATGCGGGACCCGACCTTGACCACCAGGCCACCGATCAGAGCAGGATCAACCTTTGCTGCGATGTTTACGGATTTGCCCGTGGAAGCAGAGAGCGCTTCTTTCAGGGCAGCGACATGTTCGTCAGACAATTCAGCTGCGGAGATTACCTCAGCTGTTTCCTCGCCACGCTTTTCTGCAAGCAGAGCGCGGAACGCCTTGATCATGCCGGGAAGTACGAAGAGGCGCCGGTTACGGGCGGCCAGCTTCACAAAGTTTGCGGCCAGGCCTTTGATGCCAGCCTTGTCCAGAAGTGCGGTGAGCGCTGCAAGCTGCTCCTCAGCACTGAATGCCGGGCTTTTCACAAGACGGTCGAGATCGTCGCTTTCGGCAAGCATGCCTTCAAAAGCTGTCAGATCCCGTTCCACGTCTGCCGTTACGCCGTCACCCTCTGCAAGGTCGAGAAGGGCGGACGCATAACGCTGTGCCACGCCGGATACGAGAGATACGTTGTCAGTCACCAGGTCCGTGCTCTCTGACGTTTTTCATGCCCGCAAAACAGCAAGTGTCCGCAAGGCATTGAAAAAATGAATGATTTCAAGGTCAGAAGGTATGACGGTTAAACCGTTCCCCCAAAGCCGCGCCTCAATTAGCACAGGGTTTCCCAGTGTGCAACGCCGCCGAAAGGCTGTATTTGCCGATTCAGAGCTGTTTTTTGCCCTATCGTCATAAAAAGTGCTGCGAAACGAGACGGCCTAGCCCCCATAAACCTTTAGGTGGGTGCTGGAATTCTCCGCACATTCAGGCAGTTTTGTAATTAGAACTCATGCCACCAAAGAATAATGACGGAATTACAGATTAAGCCTCCAACTACGGTTGGAGCTCGCCGAATATCATCTGCTCTATACGGATATTGCTACCGACCCTGGACATAAACTCATCCCAAAGCGGGGCCTTGGCCATGTCTTTCACCTCGCATCAGTGGTTTTTGTGTCCGGTCACGAGGCCTAGGCAAAACGACACTTTCATCCCCTGCCGTCTTTTCAGCCTTAGGCATTGAAAAAACTTCTCCGTCCGGGAGAAAGCAGATCAAAGGAAATGCTGAGGGTCTATGTCGACCTGAACACGCAGACCTTTGCTGGGCTTTGGTCCAGCTGCGAGCCACGCACGAAGATAAGTCTGTAAATCATATTGGCGTGGTGCCATGGCAAGGAGGCGGAACCGGTAGCGCCCACGAACCATCGCAAGGGCCGCTTCAGCAGGCCCGAGCAGCGTAACGGCGGTATCCTGAGGCGCGGCGCGGACAAGCTGCCGGGCGTACCCTTCAGCAAAAACCTTGTCCGGCCCTGATATCACCACGGCCGCCAGGCGGCCAAACGGAGGCAGTCCGGCTGCACGGCGGGCTTCAATCTCTGCTTGGTAGAAGGCATGTTTGTCATTAGACAAAAGCGCTCTGATCACCGGATGGTCCGCGCTGTAGGTCTGAAGAAAACCCCGACCACCGCCAGTGACCCGGCCAGCGCGGCCGGTCACCTGCGCCAGCAGCTGGAAGGTTTTTTCCGCAGCGCGCGGATCTCCATGGGCAAGACCCAGATCGGCATCGACCACACCAACCAGCTTGAGTTTCGGAAAATTATGCCCTTTGGCGACCAACTGCGTTCCGATAATGATATCGGCGCCGCCTTCTTCGACGATCTTCATTTCCCGCTTCAGGCGTTCTGGCCCGCCGGGCAGATCGGATGACAACACCAACGTGCGTGCTTGGGGAAAAAGGTCGCTGACTTCTTCCGCAATCCGCTCGACCCCCGGCCCGCAGGCAACCAGTGTATTGGTGCTTTGACAGGACGGACAACTCTCCGGAACGCGCTCATTGTGACCGCAGTGATGGCAGACTAGTTTTTTCTGAAACCGGTGCTCGACCAGCCAGGTGCTGCAATGCGGACATTGGAAGCGATGACCGCAGGTGCGACATAATGTCAGGGGGGCATATCCGCGGCGGTTTAAGAACAAAAGAGATTGATCGCCGTTGGCATAAGATTCTTTGATTGCACCCACCAAACCCGGTGCCAGCCAGCGCCCCTGCTCCGGTCCGTCCAGACGCATGTCGATGGCGGACAGGTCCGGCAACGCCGCGCCCGAGGCTCGGTCGGGCAGTTCTACGAGACCATACCGTCCTTGTTCAGCGTTCACCCGGCTTTCGATCGACGGCGTGGCGGACGCCAGCACAACAGGAAATCTTGAGATATGACCCCGCACCACTGCCATGTCCCGGGCGCTGTAGGGCACACGGTCATCCTGCTTGAAGGCGCCATCGTGCTCTTCATCGACGATGATTAGTCCGAGTTCCTTAAACGGAAGAAACAAGGACGAACGCGCACCAATCACAACACGGACATCGCCAGAGGCGACCCCACGCCACACCCGGGCCCGGTTTTTTGGCGTGATTTCGGAGTGCCATTCAGCAGGATAGACGCCGAATCTTTGTTCGAACCGGCGCAAGAATTGTTCCGTCAGCGCAATTTCGGGCAAAAGGACCAGCGCCTGTTTGTCCCGTTTGAGTGCTTCAGCAATCGCCTCGAAATAGACTTCGGTCTTTCCTGATCCTGTGACACCATCGATTAAGGTCACCGCCGCGCCCTTATCAAAACTGTCTTGCAACGTTTCAGCAGCGGCTTGCTGAGCCGGAGTCAGTTCCTTTTGCGCATAGTCTAACTGGGGTTTCGGTGGCGGCGGTGCAGCCGGCATGAAAACAACTTCCAGAACTTCCTGATGGATCAGCCCGTCGATCACCGACGCGCTGACACCGGCCGCATGAGCCAGCCCGCTCTTGGTCCAGGCGAAGCCATCTTCCATGGTTTCCAGAACCCGCCGGCGCGCCGGGGTCATGCGCTCTGGTTCAGCCCCCTCAATACGCCTAACCCCGGGAACGGGTGCTTCCGGCTCCAAAGCCTCTTCTGATCTGAGCACCATGCGCACCACCATGCCGGGTGCACCAAGTGTCCAGCTAGCCACCCAGTCGACAAACCGGCGCAGATCTTTATCCAGCGGCGGTGTGGTCTCATAGATATGGGAAATGGATTTTAGTTTTTTCGGGTTGATCGCTGCATCCGGCTCCCCATCCCAGACAGCGCCAATCACTTCGCGGGGTCCAAGTGGAACCTTGACGATGGTGCCAGGAACGACCGTCTGGCCCGTCGGCACTTTATATGTATAGGCTACCGGCACCGCGACCGGCACCAGTACGCTCGCTATCGTCTCTTTTGGCTCCAAATCGTCAAACAGCACGGCGCTTCGCAGTCTTTCCCATGTGATCAGACACAAGTTTTCAAGCGGCCAGCCGTTTCAAACGACGAACCAATGCTGTGCCCGGAGATCGCCCGGATCTGGCTCCAGCGCAAGCCAACAAAATTTTGAGGTACGTACCACAAAAATTCTATCACCAGAGAATCAGGGCTTCAGTTGCGTCTCATCCTAGGCTAAAGAAAGCGCAGCTGACCATTCATTCGTTCGCCCGCCAATCTGTGTGGGCCATCTGGCGCAGACACTCAGCGCCTACTGGGAGACATCATCCATGAAGTTTTTCGTCGACACCGCGGATACCGCGGAAATTCAAGAGCTGGAAGCAACCGGCCTTCTCGACGGCGTCACCACAAATCCATCCTTGATTGCCAAGTCCGGCAAGGATTTCAAAGAGGTGATCGCCGAGATCTGCAAGATCACCAACGGCGATGTTTCTGCCGAAGTTGCCGCGACCGACTTTGACACCATGATCAAGGAAGCGCATGTCCTGCGCGCAATTGCCGACAATGTCGTCATCAAACTGCCGCTGACCTTCGACGGCCTGAAAGCTTGTAAGCAACTGACCAACGAAGGCACCAAAACGAACGTAACGCTTTGCTTTTCTGCCAATCAGGCTCTGCTCGCTGCAAAAGCCGGCGCAACTTACATTTCACCGTTCATCGGCCGTCTGGACGACATCCACATGGATGGCCTTGAGCTGATCCGCGAAATCCGGGTGATCTACGACAACTACGGCTTTGAGACAGAAATCCTGGCCGCGTCCATCCGCACTGCAAACCACGTGAAAGACTGTGCAATCATCGGCGCAGACGTGGCAACTGTTCCGCC
Proteins encoded:
- a CDS encoding F0F1 ATP synthase subunit delta, whose product is MTDNVSLVSGVAQRYASALLDLAEGDGVTADVERDLTAFEGMLAESDDLDRLVKSPAFSAEEQLAALTALLDKAGIKGLAANFVKLAARNRRLFVLPGMIKAFRALLAEKRGEETAEVISAAELSDEHVAALKEALSASTGKSVNIAAKVDPALIGGLVVKVGSRMIDTSLRTKLNSLKFAMKEVG
- a CDS encoding F0F1 ATP synthase subunit gamma; translation: MPSLKDLRNRIASVKATQKITKAMQMVAAAKLRRAQEAAEAARPYAERMESVLANLAVAFEGRDDAPKLMSGTGNDQVHLLVVATAERGLCGGFNTNIAKLAREKAKSLIGQGKTVKILCVGKKGFDAIKRDLGQHVIETIELRGVKNVGFSNADEIGRKILSMYDNGEFDVCTLFYATFQSVIAQIPTAQQLIPAHFEASEGNDEEGASAVYEYEPDEAEILADLLPRNISIQVFRALLENAASEQGARMSAMDNATRNAGDMIDKLTINYNRQRQAQITTELIEIISGAEAL
- the fsa gene encoding fructose-6-phosphate aldolase; translation: MKFFVDTADTAEIQELEATGLLDGVTTNPSLIAKSGKDFKEVIAEICKITNGDVSAEVAATDFDTMIKEAHVLRAIADNVVIKLPLTFDGLKACKQLTNEGTKTNVTLCFSANQALLAAKAGATYISPFIGRLDDIHMDGLELIREIRVIYDNYGFETEILAASIRTANHVKDCAIIGADVATVPPSTLKSLVKHPLTDKGLDAFMNDWAKTGQSIL
- a CDS encoding F0F1 ATP synthase subunit epsilon; protein product: MAELFQFELVSPERQLLSDEVAEVVIPGTEGEFGVLKNHSPFMSTIKPGILKVRNGGGAWDEYFVRGGFADVAPGGLTVLAEQAIPVSEISAEQLDQQIKDAEEDVADAKDDDTKQKAEMTLSQLKDVAEALKAA
- the atpA gene encoding F0F1 ATP synthase subunit alpha is translated as MDIRAAEISAILKDQIKSFGQEAEVSEVGQVLSVGDGIARVYGLDKVQAGEMVEFPGGIKGMALNLESDNVGVVIFGSDRDIKEGDTVKRTGAIVEVPVGKGLLGRVVDPLGNPIDGKGPIEATEKRRVDVKAPGILPRKSVHEPMSTGLKSIDALIPVGRGQRELVIGDRQTGKTAIILDTFLNQKPLHAGDDEDAKLYCIYVAVGQKRSTVAQFVKTLEDNGALEYSIVIAATASEAAPLQFLAPFAGCAMGEFFRDNGMHAVIGYDDLTKQAVAYRQMSLLLRRPPGREAFPGDVFYLHSRLLERAAKLNEDHGKGSLTALPVIETQGNDVSAFIPTNVISITDGQIFLETDLFYQGIRPAVNVGLSVSRVGSSAQIKAMKQVAGPIKGELAQYREMAAFAQFGSDLDATTQRLLNRGARLTELLKQPQFSPLKTEEQVAVIYAGVNGYLDNHPVDRVKEFEEGLLLFLRGEHKELLDAIWEKKALDDDLTGKLKAALDTFAKNFA
- a CDS encoding primosomal protein N' → MLFDDLEPKETIASVLVPVAVPVAYTYKVPTGQTVVPGTIVKVPLGPREVIGAVWDGEPDAAINPKKLKSISHIYETTPPLDKDLRRFVDWVASWTLGAPGMVVRMVLRSEEALEPEAPVPGVRRIEGAEPERMTPARRRVLETMEDGFAWTKSGLAHAAGVSASVIDGLIHQEVLEVVFMPAAPPPPKPQLDYAQKELTPAQQAAAETLQDSFDKGAAVTLIDGVTGSGKTEVYFEAIAEALKRDKQALVLLPEIALTEQFLRRFEQRFGVYPAEWHSEITPKNRARVWRGVASGDVRVVIGARSSLFLPFKELGLIIVDEEHDGAFKQDDRVPYSARDMAVVRGHISRFPVVLASATPSIESRVNAEQGRYGLVELPDRASGAALPDLSAIDMRLDGPEQGRWLAPGLVGAIKESYANGDQSLLFLNRRGYAPLTLCRTCGHRFQCPHCSTWLVEHRFQKKLVCHHCGHNERVPESCPSCQSTNTLVACGPGVERIAEEVSDLFPQARTLVLSSDLPGGPERLKREMKIVEEGGADIIIGTQLVAKGHNFPKLKLVGVVDADLGLAHGDPRAAEKTFQLLAQVTGRAGRVTGGGRGFLQTYSADHPVIRALLSNDKHAFYQAEIEARRAAGLPPFGRLAAVVISGPDKVFAEGYARQLVRAAPQDTAVTLLGPAEAALAMVRGRYRFRLLAMAPRQYDLQTYLRAWLAAGPKPSKGLRVQVDIDPQHFL
- the atpD gene encoding F0F1 ATP synthase subunit beta produces the protein MADKKVGRVTQVIGAVVDVKFDDHLPLILNALEADNQGNRLVLEVAQHLGENTVRTIAMDSTEGLVRGQEVVDTGSAIMVPVGDGTLGRIMNVIGEPVDDAGEIKHEAKRGIHQEAPEFIEQSTEAEILVTGIKVVDLLAPYAKGGKIGLFGGAGVGKTVLIMELINNIAKAHGGYSVFAGVGERTREGNDLYWEMIESNVNKEGGGEGSKAALVYGQMNEPPGARARVALTGLTVAEHFRDEGQDVLFFVDNIFRFTQAGSEVSALLGRIPSAVGYQPTLATDMGGMQERITTTNKGSITSVQAVYVPADDLTDPAPASTFAHLDATTVLNRAIAEKGIYPAVDPLDSSSRMLDARIIGEEHYETARAVQGTLQRYKALQDIIAILGMDELSEEDKLTVARARKIERFLSQPFFVAEVFTGSPGKLVALEDTIKGFKGLVEGEYDHLPEAAFYMVGSIDEAIEKAQKLAAEAA